A window of Cryptomeria japonica chromosome 3, Sugi_1.0, whole genome shotgun sequence contains these coding sequences:
- the LOC131874030 gene encoding secreted RxLR effector protein 161-like — MEDLATREKVRLPTGLGKGPASAAGGKVVSPEAREPATAKSTIGELGGLIYATTTRPDISFAVGVLSRFMQQPKETHWLAAKRILRYLQGSQNYGLKYSKTNQFSLVGYSDSDYAGDSTDGKSTSGYLMYLGSALISWRSKKQSVPATSSSEAKYMAAFEATWEILWFRRILEDFQTPQISSTPLFIDNQSAIKMAKNPINQQIFLPRLWAEKSLRCSEKCLA; from the exons ATGGAAGATCTGGCCACACGAGAAAAGGTACGCTTACCAACAGGTTTGGGAAAAGGACCAGCATCAGCAGCAGGTGGCAAGGTCGTTTCCCCAGAAGCCAGAGAGCCAGCAACAGCAAAATCCACTATCGGGGAACTAGGGGG tttgatttatgctacaactacccGTCCGGATATTTCTTTTGCTGTTggagttctttcaaggtttatgcaaCAACCTAAAGAAACTCATTGGTTAGCTGCCAAGCGCATTCTTCGCTATTTGCAAGGTTCTCAGAACTATGGGCTCAAATACTCCAAGACAAACCAATTTTCTTTGGTTGGCTATTCCGATTCCGATTATGCAGGTGATTCTACAGATGGAAAATCTACATCCGGGTATTTAATGTATCTTGGATCTGCTCTCATCTCTTGGAGATCTAAAAAGCAATCTGTTCCAGCTACCTCTTCTTCCGAAGCTAAATATATGGCCGCCTTTGAAGCAACTTGGGAAATCTTATGGTTTCGAAGAATTCTTGAAGACTTTCAAACACCACAGATTTCATCAACTCCACTCTTCATTGACAATCAATCtgctatcaaaatggctaaaaatcca ATCAAccagcagatattcttaccaaggcttTGGGCAGAGAAAAGTTTGAGATGTTCAGAGAAATGCTTGGCTTAA